In one Cardiocondyla obscurior isolate alpha-2009 linkage group LG17, Cobs3.1, whole genome shotgun sequence genomic region, the following are encoded:
- the LOC139109223 gene encoding uncharacterized protein isoform X2, with protein sequence MAFMMKKKKYKFSVEVDLEELTAVPFVSAVLFAKLRLLDGGSFVDHSTREEVQEHTVRWNAKFEFLCKMSANASTGVLDPCILRISVRKELKGGRSFQKLGFTDLNLAEFAGAGLCRRRCLLEGYDARHRQDNSMLRVAIKMNMLSGDILFKVPSPSLKQTQLAVPGVQGVPGVTGDEVTASERCTNREDYVSTGSLAGSIASASSGFGSLPKKRPALFTSELLSGTETYDPMTLSEIVPSVVPVEALVEAHTESGHSRNSSNTSQLSKGSGYGSLNSHSQHSRQSSSGDSGHIRSPSWPVWAPRIPNSSQNLSTEPIACRPDACIEPLSLHPSSLSHMASRTQFWSASSPLSSRSAPTYVENPMKIDVITSVANNVYSVGKQQQPLCGIGNGLLSGSDPRISRDDANVDTRAAPGVFRVPEVPQYSRKNYERNNFEAYNEHNSIKNSIAKENNGQQGNVYAIAKPRISAAGWRGMSKTCDCIEKGKTSPVLRLVDQARAVSSPDPLHRPDNQRAPLRPATTAQTLRNPSGGSGLSETGSLDRAKAALERRKKAEDGAGNPVLCRVEVTRPNPDSLIDELLKATNLEQTDLESSETTGLQLFIAKDGTTALGSHEVKSQMPAGVFKQVVMEENNR encoded by the exons GGAGGAAGTGCAGGAGCACACAGTGAGATGGAATGCGAAGTTCGagtttttatgtaaaatgaGCGCGAACGCGTCCACGGGCGTTCTCGATCCATGCATTTTAAGGATATCTGTGAGAAAG GAGTTGAAAGGAGGCAGGTCCTTCCAGAAACTGGGTTTCACCGATTTAAATCTGGCGGAGTTTGCGGGAGCTGGCCTCTGCCGAAGAAGGTGTCTCTTGGAGGGCTACGATGCGCGACATCGTCAGGATAATTCTATGCTGCGCGTTgctataaaaatgaatatgcTCTCcggagatattttatttaaagt CCCTTCGCCGTCGCTGAAACAGACACAGCTGGCGGTGCCTGGGGTGCAAGGTGTACCTGGCGTTACCGGCGACGAGGTGACGGCATCCGAGAGATGTACTAATCGAGAGGACTACGTATCTACCGGTTCACTGGCAGGAAGTATAGCAAGCGCCAGCAGTGGTTTCGGCAGTCTTCCCAAAAAGAGGCCAGCACTCTTTACTTCCG AACTTCTCAGCGGAACGGAAACGTACGACCCGATGACTCTCAGCGAGATCGTACCGTCGGTGGTCCCAGTGGAGGCTCTGGTAGAGGCACACACGGAATCCGGGCACTCGCGCAATAGCAGTAACACCAGTCAACTTAGTAAAGGGTCCGGTTACGGCTCCTTAAATTCGCATAGCCAACACAGCAGACAGAGCAGTAGCGGTGATAGCGGTCACATTAG GTCACCTTCCTGGCCGGTATGGGCACCACGAATTCCCAACTCTTCCCAGAACCTATCCACAGAGCCGATCGCCTGTCGACCCGACGCCTGTATCGAGCCTCTGTCATTGCACCCGTCCTCCCTGTCGCACATGGCCTCCAGAACTCAGTTCTGGTCGGCATCGAGCCCTCTCTCCTCACGTAGTGCGCCGACATATGTGGAGAACCCGATGAAAATCGATGTTATCACGTCCGTCGCGAATAACGTTTACTCGGTCGGAAAGCAGCAGCAGCCGCTTTGTGGAATTGGGAATGGTCTCTTGAGCGGCAGCGATCCGCGGATTAGTCGCGACGACGCGAACGTAGACACCCGGGCGGCACCCGGGGTCTTCAGGGTGCCGGAGGTGCCGCAGTATTCGCGCAAGAATTACGAGAGGAATAACTTCGAGGCATACAATGAACATAACTCGATAAAGAACTCAATCGCCAAGGAGAATAACGGGCAGCAGGGTAACGTCTACGCGATCGCGAAGCCGAGAATCAGTGCCGCGGGCTGGCGTGGCATGTCGAAAACCTGCGACTGCATTGAGAAGGGCAAGACGAGCCCGGTTTTGCGACTGGTCGATCAAGCCAGAGCCGTGTCCTCTCCCGATCCTCTCCATAGGCCTGACAATCAAAGAGCTCCACTACGTCCCGCGACGACAGCTCAGACCCTCAG GAATCCTTCCGGCGGTTCGGGCCTTAGCGAAACTGGATCTCTGGATCGTGCTAAAGCTGCGCTGGAACGTAGGAAAAAAGCAGAGGATGGTGCCGGTAATCCTGTTCTTTGTCGAGTTGAAGTCACCAGGCCGAATCCTGATTCTCTTATCGACGAGTTGCTTAAAGCAACGAATTTAGAGCAAACGGATCTCGAAAGTTCCGAAA CAACTGGTCTTCAACTTTTCATTGCAAAAGACGGCACGACAGCGCTTGGTAGTCACGAGGTGAAAAGCCAGATGCCCGCCGGTGTGTTCAAACAAGTGGTGATGGAAGAAAACAATAGGTAA
- the LOC139109223 gene encoding uncharacterized protein isoform X1: protein MAFMMKKKKYKFSVEVDLEELTAVPFVSAVLFAKLRLLDGGSFVDHSTREEVQEHTVRWNAKFEFLCKMSANASTGVLDPCILRISVRKELKGGRSFQKLGFTDLNLAEFAGAGLCRRRCLLEGYDARHRQDNSMLRVAIKMNMLSGDILFKVPSPSLKQTQLAVPGVQGVPGVTGDEVTASERCTNREDYVSTGSLAGSIASASSGFGSLPKKRPALFTSELLSGTETYDPMTLSEIVPSVVPVEALVEAHTESGHSRNSSNTSQLSKGSGYGSLNSHSQHSRQSSSGDSGHISLKQSHHFQFLGHNYETLDSLSFFYFTSPSWPVWAPRIPNSSQNLSTEPIACRPDACIEPLSLHPSSLSHMASRTQFWSASSPLSSRSAPTYVENPMKIDVITSVANNVYSVGKQQQPLCGIGNGLLSGSDPRISRDDANVDTRAAPGVFRVPEVPQYSRKNYERNNFEAYNEHNSIKNSIAKENNGQQGNVYAIAKPRISAAGWRGMSKTCDCIEKGKTSPVLRLVDQARAVSSPDPLHRPDNQRAPLRPATTAQTLRNPSGGSGLSETGSLDRAKAALERRKKAEDGAGNPVLCRVEVTRPNPDSLIDELLKATNLEQTDLESSETTGLQLFIAKDGTTALGSHEVKSQMPAGVFKQVVMEENNR from the exons GGAGGAAGTGCAGGAGCACACAGTGAGATGGAATGCGAAGTTCGagtttttatgtaaaatgaGCGCGAACGCGTCCACGGGCGTTCTCGATCCATGCATTTTAAGGATATCTGTGAGAAAG GAGTTGAAAGGAGGCAGGTCCTTCCAGAAACTGGGTTTCACCGATTTAAATCTGGCGGAGTTTGCGGGAGCTGGCCTCTGCCGAAGAAGGTGTCTCTTGGAGGGCTACGATGCGCGACATCGTCAGGATAATTCTATGCTGCGCGTTgctataaaaatgaatatgcTCTCcggagatattttatttaaagt CCCTTCGCCGTCGCTGAAACAGACACAGCTGGCGGTGCCTGGGGTGCAAGGTGTACCTGGCGTTACCGGCGACGAGGTGACGGCATCCGAGAGATGTACTAATCGAGAGGACTACGTATCTACCGGTTCACTGGCAGGAAGTATAGCAAGCGCCAGCAGTGGTTTCGGCAGTCTTCCCAAAAAGAGGCCAGCACTCTTTACTTCCG AACTTCTCAGCGGAACGGAAACGTACGACCCGATGACTCTCAGCGAGATCGTACCGTCGGTGGTCCCAGTGGAGGCTCTGGTAGAGGCACACACGGAATCCGGGCACTCGCGCAATAGCAGTAACACCAGTCAACTTAGTAAAGGGTCCGGTTACGGCTCCTTAAATTCGCATAGCCAACACAGCAGACAGAGCAGTAGCGGTGATAGCGGTCACATTAG CCTCAAGCAATCTCATCATTTTCAATTTCTCGGCCATAACTACGAGACTCTGGactctctatcttttttttactttac GTCACCTTCCTGGCCGGTATGGGCACCACGAATTCCCAACTCTTCCCAGAACCTATCCACAGAGCCGATCGCCTGTCGACCCGACGCCTGTATCGAGCCTCTGTCATTGCACCCGTCCTCCCTGTCGCACATGGCCTCCAGAACTCAGTTCTGGTCGGCATCGAGCCCTCTCTCCTCACGTAGTGCGCCGACATATGTGGAGAACCCGATGAAAATCGATGTTATCACGTCCGTCGCGAATAACGTTTACTCGGTCGGAAAGCAGCAGCAGCCGCTTTGTGGAATTGGGAATGGTCTCTTGAGCGGCAGCGATCCGCGGATTAGTCGCGACGACGCGAACGTAGACACCCGGGCGGCACCCGGGGTCTTCAGGGTGCCGGAGGTGCCGCAGTATTCGCGCAAGAATTACGAGAGGAATAACTTCGAGGCATACAATGAACATAACTCGATAAAGAACTCAATCGCCAAGGAGAATAACGGGCAGCAGGGTAACGTCTACGCGATCGCGAAGCCGAGAATCAGTGCCGCGGGCTGGCGTGGCATGTCGAAAACCTGCGACTGCATTGAGAAGGGCAAGACGAGCCCGGTTTTGCGACTGGTCGATCAAGCCAGAGCCGTGTCCTCTCCCGATCCTCTCCATAGGCCTGACAATCAAAGAGCTCCACTACGTCCCGCGACGACAGCTCAGACCCTCAG GAATCCTTCCGGCGGTTCGGGCCTTAGCGAAACTGGATCTCTGGATCGTGCTAAAGCTGCGCTGGAACGTAGGAAAAAAGCAGAGGATGGTGCCGGTAATCCTGTTCTTTGTCGAGTTGAAGTCACCAGGCCGAATCCTGATTCTCTTATCGACGAGTTGCTTAAAGCAACGAATTTAGAGCAAACGGATCTCGAAAGTTCCGAAA CAACTGGTCTTCAACTTTTCATTGCAAAAGACGGCACGACAGCGCTTGGTAGTCACGAGGTGAAAAGCCAGATGCCCGCCGGTGTGTTCAAACAAGTGGTGATGGAAGAAAACAATAGGTAA
- the LOC139109243 gene encoding nose resistant to fluoxetine protein 6, with the protein MSRQRFTVVLYICYSITLFCVSAQFGEPNDSNNDLYALPAYAIASRASLLGSTTCGVELEDFQNAVDQRVLWGLKTLDSSGSPKPGFFYGNNFWLGSRSQCLDTMNRTPFQIAKRRKLNNTRYRDPQDEFPPFEVNYFVAHLRHNSTLQYHVGVQNENSIALGVCLPASCSVNNISLILESIFRDRVFLINKLYSMDLSLVEVKDLRDDHQWLLSGGPLFILIVLALKFFMMISGTIYDIFIHQKYLKAKNKAAVSLKNTIEEIGITGPSSSYEKNRIANVLMCFSIYTNTKRIFSTKHDETIPVIHGLRFLTMIWIILGHTVFYTIDYFDNKTWIMRFADGVSIQVISNMTVSVDTYFFLSGFLLSYVYLKNKINNKERNKQINYWEKLKEFFMFIIKRFIRLTPPYIAMIGILILNSTWYEKTSQFYVNEKSHETCAKYWWRNLLYIHNLFEIPSMCMSWSWYLSCDMQFFAIGLALLILSTVYFYTAVALLGALLIGSITISGYISYIYEYVSTLDEQYEFLELLYYPPWVRIGPYIIGMITGYMISKLNKKVNLKKHTVILGWSLGSACNIFVLFGLYNREISVLSTAFYVALSRPVWAIGIAWIVIVCSTKHAGIVKELLACKIWIPLSRLTYCAYLLNPFIIHSIRLHNETSAHFDFLAISAMIVGHLGITYICAYALSLMAEAPYILLMRMFIQPHNWKKYKEHKIIIPHS; encoded by the exons ATGTCGCGTCAGCGATTTACGGTTGTTTTATACATTTGCTATTCTATAACGTTATTCTGCGTATCCGCGCAATTTGGCGAGCCTAACGATAGCAACAACGATCTTTATGCACTGCCCGCGTATGCTATCGCTTCTAGAGCCAGTCTCCTCGGCTCGACCACATGTGGCGTGGAACTGGAAGATTTTCAAAACGCAGTCGACCAGCGAGTGTTATGGGGCTTGaaaa CATTGGATTCTAGCGGCAGTCCAAAGCCGGGCTTCTTTTACGGGAATAATTTTTGGCTGGGCAGTCGCAGTCAGTGCCTCGACACAATGAACAGAACTCCCTTTCAGATAGCAAAGCggcgtaaattaaataatacgcgCTATCGCGATCCGCAGGACGAATTCCCGCCGTTCGAGGTAAATTACTTTGTCGCTCATCTCAGGCACAACAGTACTCTCCAGTACCACGTTGGTGTGCAAAACGAA AATTCGATTGCACTCGGCGTCTGCTTACCAGCGTCCTGTtccgtaaataatattagccTCATCCTGGAAAGCATATTTCGCGACCGAGtcttcttaattaataaactctACTCCATGGATCTGAGCCTGGTCGAAGTGAAAGACTTGAGAGACGATCACCAATGGTTACTGAGTGGCGGGCCGCTTTTCATACT TATTGTTTTAGCGCTTAAGTTTTTCATGATGATAAGCGGCACGATAtacgatatatttatacaccagaaatatttaaaagcaaaGAACAAAGCTGCCGTTA GTTTAAAGAACACGATTGAGGAAATAGGAATCACGGGCCCGTCGTCTTCGTATGAGAAAAATCGAATCGCAAATGTATTAATGTGTTTTTCTATTTACACAAATACGAAGAGGATATTTAGTACTAAGCATGATGAAACGATACCCGTTATTCACGGATTAAGATTTCTAACTATGATTTGGATAATTTTGGGCCATACTGTATTTTACACGATAGATTATTTCG ATAACAAAACGTGGATTATGAGATTTGCCGATGGTGTCTCGATTCAAGTGATAAGCAACATGACCGTATCGGTCGacacttatttctttttaagcgGATTTTTACTGAGttacgtatatttaaaaaataaaataaataacaaagaaCGAAACAAGCAGATTAATTACTGGGAGAAGCTAAAGGAGTTCTttatgtttataataaaaagatttatccG atTGACGCCGCCTTATATCGCGATGAtaggaatattaatattgaactCGACGTGGTACGAAAAGACCTCGCAGTTTTACGTCAACGAAAAGTCGCACGAAACATGCGCGAAATACTGGTGGAGAAATCTCttgtacatacataatttattcgaaatCCCTTCGATG TGCATGTCTTGGTCTTGGTATTTATCCTGCGATATGCAATTCTTTGCAATCGGCCTGGCGCTCTTGATTCTGTCGACTGT ATACTTTTACACAGCTGTTGCCTTATTAGGAGCACTTTTGATAGGCTCGATTACGATAAGCGGTTACATTTCGTATATTTACGAATACGTCTCGAC CTTGGATGAGCAGTACGAATTCCTCGAACTTTTATACTATCCACCATGGGTTCGAATTGGTCCATATATTATCGGAATGATCACAGGCTATATGATATCGAAACTaaacaaaaaagtaaactTAAAAAAG caCACTGTAATTCTGGGTTGGAGCCTTGGTAGCGCTTGTAACATTTTCGTGTTATTTGGCTTATACAATCGGGAAATATCCGTTCTGTCTACTGCTTTCTACGTTGCCTTAAGCAGACCAGTTTGGGCCATAGGTATAGCATGGATTGTAATAGTGTGTTCTACTAAACACGCAG GTATTGTTAAAGAATTGCTAGCATGTAAAATTTGGATTCCTTTAAGCAGACTTACGTACTGCGCTTACCTTTTAAATCCCTTTATCATACATTCAATTCGTCTGCACAATGAAACGTCTGCTCATTTCGACTTTCTGGCCATA tCTGCCATGATTGTGGGTCACTTAGGAATTACTTATATCTGTGCTTACGCATTGTCCTTAATGGCAGAAGCGCCATACATCTTGCTAATGCGAATGTTCATTCAACCTCACAAttggaaaaaatataaagaacaTAAGATTATAATTCCGCATtcataa